The Corynebacterium atypicum genome contains the following window.
CCACCTCGAGGTCGAAGTCGTGCGCCTCCGCGATCGCGCCCCAGTAGTCCACCGACGCCCCACCCATCGGGTCCGCGCCGATGTGCAAGCCCGCCGAGCGGATCGCATCCAGGTCCACGATGTTGGGCAGGTCGGCCACGTAGGACCCCATGAAGTCGAACTTCTCAGCAAACTCGTCGGCCACCCCGTCGACCGAGCTGCGCTTGGCCCCTTTGAGCCCGGCGCGCAGCAGCTGGTTCGCGCGGTCGGCGATCCAGTCGGTGGCGTCCGCGCCGGCGGGCCCGCCCGACGGCGGGTTGTACTTGAAGCCGCCGTCGCGAGGCGGGTTGTGCGAGGGCGTGATCACAATGCCGTCGGCGCGGCGAGTATCGGTACCAGTCACCCCGCCGGTGAGCTTCGCGTTAAACGCCAGGATCGCGTGGCTGACCGCCGGGGTCGGCGTGTACCGCCCCGCGGCGTCGACGCGCACTGGGATCTCGTTGCCCTTGAGCACCTCCAACGCGGAGATCATCGCCGGCTCAGACAGCGCGTGCGTATCGCGCCCGATGAAAATCGGCCCGCCGATCTCGTTGCGTTCGCGGTAATCCACGATCGCCTGGGTGGTGGCCAGAATGTGATCCTCGTTGAAGGCGGTATCGAGCGAGGAGCCGCGGTGGCCGGAGGTGCCGAAAGACACCGCCTGGTCCGGGTTATCCGCATCCGGGGTGCGGGTGTAGTACGCGGTAACAACCTCGGCGATATCGATGAGGTCTTCGGCCTTTGCCGGTTTGCCGGCGCGGGGATGAGCCATGGTCGATCAAAGCTCCTTTTCTGCTAGCCCAAGCATTGGATTTGGCGGCGGCTGCCGCATCCATTCCCATTTTGCCTACATCGCGGCTTTCGGTGCAGCGCCTCGGCACAGCCGTCACCCGAACAGGGGTTTAAACCCGCTGTCCGCGCCCCGGCTGCCACCAGGCGCCGTTAGGCAGGAGCCAAGCGCACCCGGGCGGTCAAACCTCCCTCGCTGCGCGCCTCGAGCTCGAGCTCCCCGCCAAGCGCTTCGACCGCCGCCGCCACGATGCTCAGCCCCAGCCCGTGCCCGCGCTCGGCGGGCGAGCGCGGGGCCGCCACGGGGCCCGAGCCGCGGAAGAAGGGCTCGGTGAGCTTCGCGACGTCGCCCATCACCGGCCCGCTGTTCGCCACGGTGAGCACGCAGCCGGCGAGCTCGACCGAGATAAACCCGCCGGAAACGTTGTGCCGCACGGCGTTGCGCACCAGATTGCCTACGACGCGGCGCAGCAGGTCGGCATGCCCCCACACGCAGGCGTCGTCCACCTGCGCGGTGACCGCCAGCCCGCGCTCCTGGGCCGCGGGGGTGGCCTGGTCGAGCGCCTCGCGCACCACCCCAGCGAGGTCCACTCGGGCCAGCTCCACCACCCCGGATTCGGCGCGGGCGAGCTCAAGCAGCGCCTCCACGGTGCGTGCGTTCGCGGCGTTGACCTCACGCAACTGAGTCAAAAACGTGCGCCTTAAGGGATCCTGCTCGTCCATCAGCTCGACGTCGAGCATCGTCTGCATCGTCGCGATCGGGGTGAGCAGCTCGTGCGAAGCGGCCGCGGAGAACCTGCGCTGCGCGGCGAGCATGGCCTCCAGCGAGTCGAAGGTGCGGTTGAAGGTCGCGGCCAGATGGGCGATCTCGTCGTCCGCGCCAGGCACCTCCAGGCGCTTATCCAGGTGGCCGGCGGAGATATCCTGGGCGGCGTCGCGCATCCTCGCCAGCGGCTTGATCACCCGCCCGGCCAAAAACCAGCCCACGCAGCCCGACACGGCCGTGACCACGATGAGCACCGCAAACGAGGTTGCCAGCATGCGGTCGAGGAGCTCCGGATCCGCGGGCAGGCGCGCGATCACGCGGTCCTGCTCCGGCAGTTCGATGTTGATATCCCGCGGGAAAAACCGCATAAAGGCGTAGCTGACCAGGATCAACAGTGCTCCCATGGTCAGCGAGACCGCAACGTAGCTCAAGGTCAGGCGGGCACGGTAAGTCAGCCCACCGGCGCGATTGCCGCAGCCGCTCATCGCCCGTTACCCCGGGCCCCGCCCCGCCGGGTTCCACCCTCGGCCGCGGGCCCCGCGCCGGGTTCTTCGGCGCCGGGCGCGCTGAAGAAGTATCCCGCCCCAGGTGCGGTGTGGATCACCGGCGGCTCGCCGAGCTTCTTGCGCAGGTGAAAGATAGTGACCCTAATCGAATTGGAAAACGGATCGGCATTCGCGTCCCACGCCTTTTCAAGGAGCTCCTCGGCGGAGATCACCCCGCCGGCAGCCTCCATGAGGACCTGGAGCACCGCGAACTCCTTCGGGCTCAGCCGCACCTGCGCGCCGTCGCGAGTCACGCGGTGCCGAAACTGATCGAGGCGTACCCCAGCGGACGCTAACACCGGGGCTGTGGCCCGTTGGCTGCGCCGAGCCAGCGCCCGCACGCGTGCCACCAACTCCGGGAACTCGAACGGCTTGGTCAAGTAATCGTCTGCGCCGAGCTCGAAGCCGCCGACGCGGTCGTCCAGGCTGCGCGCCGCGGTGAGCATGAGCACCCGCGTGCCCGGATGCTCAGCCACGATGCGCCGGCACACCTCGTCGCCGTGCACGGCGGGCAGGTCGCGGTCCAAGATCGCGACGTCGTAGGTATAAAAATCGAGAAACTCCAGGGCCTGGGCCCCGTCGCCGGCGACGTCTACGGCCATAGATTCCCGGTCTAGCCCGCGGGCGATGGAGGTGGCCAAAAGGGACTCGTCCTCGGCGATGAGCACACGCATAACCGCAGGGTAGCACCGCGCGAAGCGCGTTAACGCTCTCGCAACATCGCCAGCTTTAGCCTCTTGTGCGTGACCACAACAAAGACCACAGCCGCCCGGGCGCCCTCACCGTCAGCCCCCACGCCGCGGGCCCGCATCACCGGCCTCGACGCCGCCCGTGGGATAGCAATCCTCGGGATGGTCGTGGCGCACCTCGTCGACGTGCGCGGGCTGATCGCCGAGCCGCTCAGCGGGTTTCCCTCCGCACTCTTCGCCGTCCTGGCCGGGGTGTCGCTGGGGTTCCTCGACCACGGCCGGCGCTTGGACCCGGCGCGCATCGCGGTGCGCGGGCTCTTCTTGATCGCCCTGCACTTCGCGCTCAAACCCGTATCCGGGGGCATCTACGTGGTGCTCGAAGCCTTCGGGTTCGGGTTTCTCGCCCTGTGCTGGCTGCCGCGGGCACGCACCAGCGTCGTCGCGGTGGTCGCCGGCTGGCTGGCGGCGCTCTCGACGGCGGTCTCGGTCTATGACCAGCTGCTGCTCGCCCGGGCGATGCGCGGCCCCGTGCTGCCGGAGATCTTCACCTTCCCCTACCCGGTGTTTGCGTGGGCTGCGTACATGGCCATCGGATTGGTCGCCCACCGCGTGCTGGTGCACTCGCGGAAGGCCCAGTGGATCACCGCCGGCGTCGGGTTGGCACTCGCCGCGCTCGGCATCTTCGCCCGGCAGCACGTTGACATGCTTGCCGCCCGTTCGGCGGGAAGCAACCAGCTGCTGTTCACGGCCCTGGTCAACCCGGCCGCGCACTCGGGATCGTTCGTCGATATCGCCACCTGCGCCTCAGGCGCGTTGGCCGTCATGGCGATCTGTCTGCTCACCGCCCGCGGGGTGGTCAGCTTCCCCGTGCGCGCCATGGGATCCATGTCGCTGACATCCTACGTCGCGCACACCGTCAGCTACGGGCTCATCATCGGGACCACCAAGGCCTTCTCTCCCCTGTTGGCGCTGGCCACCGCGGCCGGGCTCATGCTCGCGGCGGCGGTCTGGCACGCGTTCTTTACCAAGGGCCCGCTCGAGTGGGCGCTCAGCCGCGGCGTCGAGTGCGCAATAGCCCCACTTCGCCGCCTCGAGTCGCACCACCATTGACGCCGCAACCCGAAAACCTCAACCACTTCCTGTTCCACGCTAAGGAGAACCAGAACATGACTCACACTCGCAACCACACCCGCGCCGCCGCGCTGGCCGCCACCTGCCTTTCCCTCGCGGCGCTGACCGCCCCCGCCG
Protein-coding sequences here:
- a CDS encoding response regulator transcription factor, with the protein product MRVLIAEDESLLATSIARGLDRESMAVDVAGDGAQALEFLDFYTYDVAILDRDLPAVHGDEVCRRIVAEHPGTRVLMLTAARSLDDRVGGFELGADDYLTKPFEFPELVARVRALARRSQRATAPVLASAGVRLDQFRHRVTRDGAQVRLSPKEFAVLQVLMEAAGGVISAEELLEKAWDANADPFSNSIRVTIFHLRKKLGEPPVIHTAPGAGYFFSAPGAEEPGAGPAAEGGTRRGGARGNGR
- a CDS encoding DUF418 domain-containing protein, coding for MTTTKTTAARAPSPSAPTPRARITGLDAARGIAILGMVVAHLVDVRGLIAEPLSGFPSALFAVLAGVSLGFLDHGRRLDPARIAVRGLFLIALHFALKPVSGGIYVVLEAFGFGFLALCWLPRARTSVVAVVAGWLAALSTAVSVYDQLLLARAMRGPVLPEIFTFPYPVFAWAAYMAIGLVAHRVLVHSRKAQWITAGVGLALAALGIFARQHVDMLAARSAGSNQLLFTALVNPAAHSGSFVDIATCASGALAVMAICLLTARGVVSFPVRAMGSMSLTSYVAHTVSYGLIIGTTKAFSPLLALATAAGLMLAAAVWHAFFTKGPLEWALSRGVECAIAPLRRLESHHH
- a CDS encoding sensor histidine kinase, producing the protein MSGCGNRAGGLTYRARLTLSYVAVSLTMGALLILVSYAFMRFFPRDINIELPEQDRVIARLPADPELLDRMLATSFAVLIVVTAVSGCVGWFLAGRVIKPLARMRDAAQDISAGHLDKRLEVPGADDEIAHLAATFNRTFDSLEAMLAAQRRFSAAASHELLTPIATMQTMLDVELMDEQDPLRRTFLTQLREVNAANARTVEALLELARAESGVVELARVDLAGVVREALDQATPAAQERGLAVTAQVDDACVWGHADLLRRVVGNLVRNAVRHNVSGGFISVELAGCVLTVANSGPVMGDVAKLTEPFFRGSGPVAAPRSPAERGHGLGLSIVAAAVEALGGELELEARSEGGLTARVRLAPA